In Prochlorococcus marinus CUG1435, the genomic window GAAGGAATATTTTTTCTTCGCACAGCTCTAGAAATAGTCAACAATGGCGGTTTTGAAGAATCTTTCAAAAAAGGTTTCATCATATTGTCAGTTTCAGCGGTCTCTGTTGTCGAATAAATATGATGAAACTTGTTATGATCAACTCCGGGAGGGATCACTCTAGCTTTGTGAGGTGAAAAAGAAGAATATTGGGAATATTGATAAACTGACTCTTGATTAGTACTGGTTACGATAATATCTGCGGACTTTAAAACTTTTTCTTCTGCATCAATTCTTGTACTTATAGAATAAAGTTTCTCTATTTGATTAGTTTTTAAACCAGTTTCAAGCAATTTCCTCTTTTTTTCTCTTCCTAAAGAATGACCAGTAAAAATAAGTGGAATATTTAAAGATTTACTTAGTTGAACGCCTACATATCCAGCGTCTGCATAATGTGCATGTATAAAATCAGGCTTTTTATTTTTTTTATAAAAAGAAATAAGGCTTTCAGTTAAATGATCTAAATGTGGCCAAAGCAATTCCTTTCTTAAATATTTATTAGGTCCAAATTTAAATCTTAAAATTCTAACTCCAGGTTCTACAAATTCTTCTTCTTGTGAATAATCATCGTCTACTTTAGAGTCGTTGATTAAACGAGTAACTAAATCTACTTGGTCAACATCTGAAGTATTAGCCAGACTTTTAACTAATTCTAATACGTATTGTGTTTGCCCACCTGTATCAGCATCCCTACCTAATTCAAGATTTCTAGAACGTATAAGACCATGTAAATGTAAATGTA contains:
- a CDS encoding glycosyltransferase, coding for MRFKFLHLHLHGLIRSRNLELGRDADTGGQTQYVLELVKSLANTSDVDQVDLVTRLINDSKVDDDYSQEEEFVEPGVRILRFKFGPNKYLRKELLWPHLDHLTESLISFYKKNKKPDFIHAHYADAGYVGVQLSKSLNIPLIFTGHSLGREKKRKLLETGLKTNQIEKLYSISTRIDAEEKVLKSADIIVTSTNQESVYQYSQYSSFSPHKARVIPPGVDHNKFHHIYSTTETAETDNMMKPFLKDSSKPPLLTISRAVRRKNIPSLIEAYGRSEKLKRKTNLILILGCRDSTSKLDPQQKEVFHNIFETIDKYNLYGKVAYPKKHLPSQIPAIYRWAASRGGVFVNPALTEPFGLTLLEASSCGLPIISTDDGGPKEIRSKCENGLLVDVNDINKLKLILEKGISNNDQWKLWSRNGIEGVNRHFSWNTHVRNYLSILTEELSKFKSYSSSDIKHSCLKGSSSLIKPH